One stretch of Pseudomonadota bacterium DNA includes these proteins:
- a CDS encoding adenine phosphoribosyltransferase: protein MTRELDAVRRLIRDVPDFPKPGILFKDITPLVRDPAGFKTTIDLLAAPFAGAGVTAVAGMESRGFIFGVPVAERLGVGFVPIRKPGKLPAAKVREEYSLEYGTDALEMHADAVGPADRVLVVDDLLATGGTAAAAVRMLRRAGATIVGLAFVVELDFLSGRGKLADVSSVHSLLHF, encoded by the coding sequence ATGACCCGAGAGCTCGACGCCGTGAGGCGACTCATCCGCGACGTCCCGGACTTCCCCAAGCCCGGGATCCTCTTCAAGGACATCACGCCGCTCGTCCGCGATCCCGCGGGCTTCAAGACGACAATCGATCTCCTCGCCGCGCCTTTCGCGGGCGCCGGGGTGACCGCCGTCGCCGGGATGGAGTCGCGCGGGTTCATCTTCGGCGTGCCGGTGGCCGAGAGGCTCGGCGTGGGGTTCGTCCCGATCCGGAAGCCCGGAAAGCTCCCGGCGGCGAAGGTGCGCGAGGAGTACTCCCTCGAGTACGGCACCGACGCCCTCGAGATGCACGCGGACGCGGTCGGCCCGGCCGATCGCGTGCTCGTCGTCGACGATCTCCTGGCCACGGGCGGGACGGCGGCGGCCGCGGTGCGGATGCTCCGGCGCGCGGGCGCGACGATCGTCGGGCTCGCGTTCGTCGTGGAACTCGACTTCCTGTCCGGGCGCGGCAAGCTCGCGGACGTATCGAGCGTGCACAGCCTGCTGCACTTCTGA